One Calditrichia bacterium DNA window includes the following coding sequences:
- the ypdA gene encoding YpdA family putative bacillithiol disulfide reductase translates to MTTEQHNYDVIIIGGGPVGFSCGIEATLRGYNYLMIEKGCLVNSIFHFPTNMTFFSTSERLEIGEVPFISHGYKPTRREALEYYRRVKEKWDLNVAIRERVTDTEGAFGNYRVKTDKGVYFSKAVIIATGFYDHPNLMNVPGEHLPKVKHYFDEPHPYAFQKIAVVGAGNSSVDVALETFRRSAEVTMVIRESEMKSSVKYWVRPDIDNRISEGSIKAYFNSEICDIRETDIDIRTPEGVITIENDYVLAMTGYRPDYSFLKHLGIAISNDESQTPVYNEDTFESNRAGMFLAGVVCGGLNTGRWFIENAHDHSTRIFNRLDTLFNRKK, encoded by the coding sequence ATGACAACGGAACAACACAATTACGACGTGATCATTATTGGCGGCGGACCGGTCGGTTTTTCCTGCGGAATTGAAGCAACGCTGCGCGGATACAATTATTTAATGATCGAAAAAGGCTGTCTGGTCAACTCGATTTTTCACTTCCCGACAAACATGACATTTTTTTCCACATCGGAACGGCTGGAAATCGGCGAAGTGCCGTTTATCTCCCACGGCTACAAACCCACCCGCCGCGAAGCGCTCGAATATTACCGGCGCGTCAAAGAAAAATGGGATCTGAATGTCGCGATCCGCGAACGCGTAACGGATACGGAAGGCGCATTCGGGAATTATCGCGTGAAAACCGACAAAGGTGTGTATTTCTCAAAGGCTGTAATTATAGCCACCGGATTTTACGATCACCCCAATTTGATGAACGTGCCCGGCGAACATCTGCCCAAAGTGAAACATTATTTTGACGAGCCGCATCCTTACGCATTTCAAAAGATAGCCGTTGTTGGGGCGGGAAATTCATCTGTGGATGTTGCCTTGGAAACCTTCCGCCGCAGCGCAGAAGTCACAATGGTTATTCGCGAAAGCGAGATGAAATCGTCCGTAAAATATTGGGTGCGACCGGATATCGACAACCGCATCAGCGAAGGTTCAATCAAGGCATATTTCAATTCGGAAATTTGCGATATCCGGGAAACCGACATCGATATCCGCACGCCCGAAGGCGTCATCACCATCGAAAATGATTACGTGCTGGCAATGACCGGCTATCGCCCGGATTATTCATTTTTGAAACATCTGGGAATCGCGATTTCAAATGATGAGTCGCAAACACCTGTTTATAATGAAGATACCTTCGAGAGCAATCGTGCGGGAATGTTTTTGGCCGGCGTTGTTTGCGGCGGTTTGAACACCGGACGCTGGTTTATCGAAAACGCCCACGACCACTCGACGCGAATTTTCAACCGGCTGGATACCCTGTTCAACCGGAAAAAATAA
- a CDS encoding ATP-binding protein, with product MALIAIHYLHTLPNPGNWFQQLQFDSTVGRIVDGFEIHISSDPKYAKVVRCGVGHICELCGFPAKTGRAIVLAVDEAVTNIIRHAYSSDHRQKLVVQCSILDDRLEIVLQDSGTAANIETMKSRDLKKIRPGGLGMHFINTTMDIVDYQSNGTAGNQLTLTKYLPKDRDTDA from the coding sequence ATGGCATTAATTGCGATACATTATTTGCATACTTTGCCCAATCCGGGCAACTGGTTTCAGCAGCTTCAGTTCGATTCAACAGTGGGAAGAATAGTGGACGGATTCGAAATTCACATTTCCAGCGACCCGAAATACGCCAAAGTTGTGCGCTGCGGCGTCGGGCATATTTGCGAACTGTGCGGTTTTCCGGCGAAAACCGGTCGCGCAATCGTGCTGGCTGTGGACGAAGCTGTCACCAATATTATCCGCCACGCATATTCGAGCGATCATCGACAAAAACTTGTTGTGCAATGCAGCATTCTCGATGACCGGCTGGAAATTGTATTGCAGGATTCCGGCACCGCTGCAAATATCGAAACCATGAAATCACGCGATTTAAAAAAGATTCGCCCCGGCGGTTTGGGGATGCATTTTATCAACACGACGATGGATATTGTTGATTACCAATCCAACGGAACAGCCGGCAACCAATTGACACTGACAAAATATCTGCCAAAAGACAGGGATACAGATGCTTAA
- a CDS encoding ABC transporter permease, producing MSEIAHKFFGSVGRWYLDSRSQMGEFFALIRELMYWLVIAPLQGKGLKWKNTIDQMVKIGFNSLPIVCLISFFVGLIIAMQSSYQLKAFGATIYTANLTAVSIIRELAPLLTSIIITGRSGSAITAEIGTMKVSEEIDALETMGLNPVKFLVVPRVLAMLIMVPCLTIIADIVGIFGGYLISMLTLDLTSVRYIDQTIIALTLKDLFSGLIKSAFFALIIAGIGCYQGLIVKGGAEGVGKSTTQSVVVSIFLIIVADVFFTVLFYSGL from the coding sequence ATGAGCGAAATTGCACATAAATTTTTCGGCAGCGTCGGTCGCTGGTATCTGGATTCTCGGTCGCAGATGGGCGAATTTTTTGCGCTCATCCGCGAGTTGATGTATTGGCTGGTTATCGCGCCACTGCAAGGCAAAGGGCTGAAGTGGAAAAACACGATCGACCAGATGGTCAAGATCGGTTTTAACTCGCTGCCCATCGTTTGCCTGATCTCTTTTTTTGTGGGATTGATTATCGCGATGCAATCGTCGTATCAGCTAAAGGCTTTTGGCGCAACGATTTACACCGCCAATCTCACCGCTGTTTCCATCATCCGGGAGCTGGCGCCGTTGCTCACATCGATCATCATCACCGGGCGGAGCGGCTCCGCCATTACCGCCGAAATCGGCACGATGAAGGTCTCCGAAGAAATTGACGCGCTGGAAACGATGGGTCTGAATCCCGTGAAATTTCTGGTGGTGCCGCGCGTTTTGGCAATGCTGATTATGGTGCCTTGCCTCACGATCATCGCAGATATCGTCGGGATTTTCGGTGGCTACCTCATTTCAATGCTCACGCTCGATTTAACCAGTGTTCGCTATATCGATCAAACCATTATCGCGCTCACGCTGAAAGATTTGTTCAGCGGATTGATCAAAAGTGCATTTTTTGCGCTGATAATCGCGGGCATCGGCTGCTATCAGGGATTGATCGTCAAAGGCGGCGCGGAAGGTGTGGGCAAATCCACCACCCAATCCGTGGTCGTTTCGATATTTTTGATAATTGTCGCAGACGTATTTTTCACAGTACTTTTTTATTCGGGACTTTAA
- a CDS encoding Glu/Leu/Phe/Val dehydrogenase — MSQHIKFFEQVNRNFDIASRYCNYPKGLLEQIKICNSVYHMTFPLKRDDGSIEVIHAWRAEHSQHKLPTKGGIRYAMTVNEDEVMALAALMTYKCAIVDVPFGGAKGGIKISAHNYSVAELERLTRRYTFELVKKNFIGPGIDVPAPDYGTGSREMAWIADTYTALTGGQLDSLACVTAKPVGQGGVRGRTEATGRGVYYGIREFCSITEDMKEIGLTPGIEGKTVVVQGLGNVGFYAAKYLQEAGAIIIAIAEYNGAIYNPKGLDVEAVANHRKETKNILNFPGAKNIENNIEALEIECDILVPAALENQITMENAPRIKAKIIAEAANGPVTSDAAEYLLKADVRILPDMYLNAGGVTVSYFEWLKNLSHVRFGRMSKRFEEDSNRKILKALEDLTGKKLSTSLVDQIAHGPDELDLVNSGLEESMVSAYHEIRETRNRQNEPVSLRTAAFINAIEKVAVSYQEMGIFP, encoded by the coding sequence ATGAGCCAACACATCAAATTTTTTGAACAGGTTAACCGGAATTTTGATATTGCATCCCGCTATTGCAATTATCCGAAGGGGTTGCTGGAACAAATCAAAATTTGCAACAGCGTTTATCACATGACCTTCCCGTTAAAACGCGACGACGGGTCGATCGAAGTGATTCACGCCTGGCGGGCGGAACACAGCCAGCACAAATTGCCCACCAAAGGCGGCATCCGCTACGCGATGACGGTAAACGAAGATGAAGTGATGGCACTCGCCGCACTGATGACATACAAATGTGCAATCGTTGACGTGCCGTTTGGCGGCGCAAAAGGCGGTATCAAAATCAGTGCCCACAACTATTCCGTTGCCGAGCTGGAACGGCTCACCCGGCGCTATACATTTGAATTGGTGAAAAAGAATTTTATCGGACCCGGCATCGATGTGCCGGCACCGGATTACGGCACCGGCTCCCGGGAAATGGCCTGGATCGCCGATACCTACACCGCACTCACCGGCGGACAACTGGATTCTCTCGCATGCGTGACCGCAAAACCGGTTGGTCAGGGCGGCGTTCGCGGACGAACCGAAGCCACCGGGCGCGGCGTTTATTACGGCATCCGGGAATTTTGCAGTATAACAGAAGACATGAAAGAAATTGGGCTAACCCCGGGAATTGAAGGCAAAACCGTTGTTGTGCAGGGGCTTGGCAATGTGGGTTTTTACGCTGCAAAATATTTGCAGGAAGCTGGCGCAATTATCATCGCCATCGCGGAATACAACGGTGCCATTTACAATCCCAAAGGATTGGATGTGGAAGCAGTTGCCAATCACCGCAAAGAAACCAAAAACATCCTCAATTTTCCGGGTGCTAAAAATATCGAAAACAACATCGAAGCGCTGGAAATCGAGTGCGATATTCTGGTACCCGCAGCGCTGGAAAACCAGATCACAATGGAAAATGCACCGCGCATCAAAGCCAAAATTATTGCGGAGGCTGCAAACGGTCCGGTAACATCCGATGCTGCGGAATATCTGCTTAAAGCAGATGTGCGCATTCTCCCGGATATGTATCTCAACGCCGGCGGCGTCACCGTTTCCTATTTTGAATGGCTCAAAAACCTCTCGCACGTGCGATTCGGGCGAATGAGCAAACGGTTTGAGGAAGATAGCAATCGCAAAATCCTGAAAGCGCTGGAAGATTTAACCGGCAAAAAATTGTCCACTTCACTTGTCGATCAAATTGCCCACGGCCCGGACGAGCTGGATTTGGTGAATTCCGGACTGGAGGAATCGATGGTTTCGGCATATCACGAAATTCGCGAAACCCGCAACCGGCAAAACGAACCGGTTTCGCTGCGGACAGCCGCGTTCATCAATGCCATCGAAAAAGTTGCGGTATCGTATCAAGAAATGGGCATTTTCCCCTGA
- the ppc gene encoding phosphoenolpyruvate carboxylase, whose translation MQDWKGILVDAEGTGVSPHFSKHVNLLGSLLGHSIREQLGDDIFHKVEELRRLCKAAYQPGKEQHREDALALIRSLTNDEILWLLRSFTAFFRLVNNAEKHEIFRVNHERERAASTDEPRTESIADAIHRFKVAGFSLEDVMKKLAQLNIEPTLTAHPTEARRRTILYKLQDIAVLLEELQRVDQTPAETELTIETLYQQISIMLATDEVRAESMSVIDEVQNGMYFFESSIWETVPQIYADIERALRLNYGESATEKFYETVPTILKYRSWIGGDRDGNPYVTKEVTKKTLQIQRITAMQQYLRELRKLRREVSVSSRLTKIPDALVESLKKDATQFQLDEISLRQFSNEPLRLKVRYMGEKIDALIKAEQHSGEKPVAYSAADFLGDLELLADSLKKMGIGNAAAATHLNRIIMQARTFGFHLAAIDIRQHSNVHEAAVADLLRIAGVAEKYESLSEAERLEVLSRELKNPRPLAPYWATIAENTENVLSTMQMIRDAKLQDPNTIGCYIISMTHDVSDLLEVLLLAKEAGMWHYANGKVQTDLDVVPLLETIEDLRDGSDLLDAIFSHPVYRDQLAARGNFQEIMLGYSDSNKDGGYWMANWALYQAQRDFAAVCRKHNIGFRYFHGRGGTVGRGGGRANQAILAMPRNSYTGQIRFTEQGEVISFRYALPYIARRHLEQIVNAMLQSALQSEESLPLSVPLNDAYQTMEKLATSAMAAYQQLIYHPKFWKWYISVTPIEHISRLKIASRPVSRKAADQVDFEGLRAIPWVFAWTQTRFNIPGWYGTGVALSELTDDADTLNILQTIYREWPFFRTVVDNVQLEIARTHLTISKYYDQLSGESFLEKITEDFENASTAICKITGQKEVFDNAPTIKKSIALRNPYTDVLNLLQIDLLKRLRSMPEAERDSLALAMFLSINGIAAAMQSTG comes from the coding sequence ATGCAGGACTGGAAGGGAATTTTGGTAGATGCGGAGGGAACAGGCGTTTCGCCGCACTTCAGCAAACATGTGAATTTGTTGGGATCGTTGTTGGGTCACAGCATTCGTGAGCAGCTTGGCGATGATATTTTCCACAAAGTGGAAGAGCTGCGGCGGTTGTGCAAAGCTGCGTATCAGCCAGGAAAAGAGCAGCACCGGGAAGATGCGCTGGCACTGATTCGCTCGCTGACCAATGATGAAATCCTTTGGCTGCTGCGCTCATTCACCGCGTTTTTCCGGTTGGTGAACAATGCGGAAAAACACGAAATTTTCCGGGTGAATCACGAGCGCGAACGCGCTGCATCCACCGATGAACCGCGAACGGAATCTATCGCGGATGCGATCCACCGTTTCAAAGTGGCCGGATTTTCGCTCGAAGACGTGATGAAAAAATTGGCGCAACTGAACATCGAACCAACGCTCACGGCGCACCCGACCGAAGCGCGGCGCCGGACAATTTTGTATAAATTGCAGGATATTGCTGTGCTGCTGGAGGAATTGCAGCGGGTCGATCAGACGCCGGCGGAAACGGAATTGACCATCGAAACGCTGTATCAGCAAATTTCCATCATGCTGGCGACAGATGAAGTGCGTGCGGAAAGCATGAGCGTGATCGACGAAGTGCAAAACGGGATGTATTTTTTTGAATCATCGATTTGGGAAACCGTACCGCAAATTTACGCCGATATCGAGCGGGCGCTGCGGCTGAATTATGGCGAATCCGCCACTGAAAAATTTTACGAAACGGTGCCGACAATCCTCAAATATCGTTCGTGGATTGGCGGAGATCGCGATGGTAATCCTTATGTTACAAAAGAAGTTACGAAAAAAACGCTACAGATTCAGCGAATCACGGCGATGCAGCAATATTTGCGCGAGCTGCGCAAACTGCGCCGGGAAGTCAGCGTTTCATCGCGGTTGACAAAAATTCCCGATGCGCTGGTGGAATCGCTCAAAAAAGATGCCACGCAGTTTCAATTGGACGAAATTTCGCTGCGGCAATTCAGCAACGAGCCGTTGCGGTTGAAGGTGCGTTACATGGGTGAAAAAATTGACGCCCTCATCAAAGCCGAACAGCATTCCGGCGAAAAACCGGTTGCATATTCCGCCGCAGATTTTTTGGGTGATCTGGAATTGCTGGCTGATTCCCTCAAAAAAATGGGCATCGGAAATGCGGCTGCCGCAACCCATCTCAACCGGATTATTATGCAGGCGCGTACATTTGGTTTTCACCTGGCGGCGATCGATATTCGCCAGCACAGCAACGTGCACGAAGCAGCGGTAGCGGATTTGCTGCGCATCGCCGGCGTCGCGGAAAAATACGAATCGCTCAGCGAAGCCGAACGGCTGGAAGTGCTGTCCCGCGAGCTGAAAAATCCCCGTCCGCTGGCGCCGTATTGGGCAACAATTGCGGAAAATACCGAAAATGTGCTCTCAACCATGCAGATGATTCGCGATGCGAAATTGCAGGATCCCAACACGATTGGCTGCTACATCATCAGCATGACGCATGATGTGAGCGATTTGCTGGAAGTGCTGCTGCTGGCAAAAGAAGCGGGCATGTGGCATTACGCCAACGGAAAAGTGCAAACAGATCTGGATGTGGTGCCGCTGTTGGAAACCATCGAAGATTTGCGCGACGGTTCCGATTTGCTGGACGCGATTTTTTCCCATCCGGTGTATCGGGACCAGTTGGCGGCGCGTGGCAATTTTCAGGAAATTATGCTCGGCTATTCCGACAGCAACAAAGACGGCGGCTACTGGATGGCCAATTGGGCGCTGTATCAGGCGCAGCGCGATTTTGCGGCGGTTTGCCGGAAACACAATATCGGATTTCGCTATTTTCACGGTCGTGGTGGTACGGTTGGTCGCGGTGGCGGGCGTGCCAATCAGGCGATTTTGGCGATGCCGCGCAACAGCTACACCGGGCAAATCCGGTTTACCGAACAGGGCGAGGTTATCTCGTTTCGATACGCGTTGCCGTATATCGCCCGCCGGCACCTCGAACAAATTGTGAACGCGATGCTCCAATCTGCGCTCCAAAGTGAGGAAAGTTTACCGCTTTCCGTTCCGCTGAACGATGCGTATCAAACGATGGAAAAGCTGGCAACATCGGCGATGGCGGCGTATCAGCAGTTGATTTATCATCCCAAATTTTGGAAATGGTATATCAGCGTGACGCCGATTGAGCACATCAGCCGGTTGAAAATTGCCTCAAGACCGGTGTCGCGAAAAGCGGCGGATCAGGTTGATTTTGAAGGACTTAGGGCTATTCCGTGGGTGTTCGCGTGGACGCAAACGCGATTCAATATTCCCGGCTGGTACGGCACCGGTGTTGCGCTGAGCGAGCTAACGGATGATGCGGATACGCTGAACATTTTGCAAACGATTTATCGAGAGTGGCCATTTTTTCGCACGGTGGTGGACAACGTTCAACTGGAAATCGCCCGGACACATCTCACGATTTCCAAATATTACGACCAGCTTTCAGGTGAGAGTTTTCTGGAAAAAATCACCGAAGATTTTGAAAACGCTTCCACTGCTATTTGCAAAATAACCGGACAAAAAGAAGTGTTCGACAACGCGCCAACCATCAAAAAATCGATTGCGTTGCGAAATCCGTATACGGATGTGCTCAATTTATTACAAATCGATTTGCTGAAACGGTTACGCAGCATGCCGGAAGCTGAACGCGATTCGCTGGCGTTGGCAATGTTTTTGAGCATTAACGGCATCGCCGCCGCAATGCAAAGCACCGGGTAA
- a CDS encoding ABC transporter ATP-binding protein, which translates to MDKQPIVQVKNLVAAYGTRTVLKGVNLDIYPGESLAILGRSGCGKSTLLRHMIGLAKPVSGQVLIKGQDIYAISEDEKVALFKKVGMLFQSAALFNSMTVGDNVAFPLREHTELEESTIQIMMKMKLDLVGLSGFDSFKPAQLSGGMKKRAGLARAIAMDPEVLFCDEPSAGLDPVVGAGLDNLILKLKKAFRMTIVVVTHEMASVFKMADRIAMMHEGKVLAVGSKEELSGSDNPIIRQFLNREPDEEKIDREQYLKTIVGG; encoded by the coding sequence ATGGATAAACAACCGATTGTTCAGGTCAAAAATCTGGTGGCGGCGTATGGCACCCGGACGGTGCTCAAAGGTGTGAATCTGGATATTTATCCGGGTGAATCGCTGGCGATTCTGGGGCGCTCCGGCTGCGGAAAAAGCACGTTATTGCGTCACATGATCGGTCTGGCAAAACCGGTGAGCGGACAGGTGCTCATCAAAGGTCAGGATATTTACGCCATCAGCGAAGATGAAAAAGTGGCGCTCTTCAAAAAAGTGGGAATGTTGTTCCAGTCTGCGGCGTTGTTCAATTCGATGACGGTTGGCGATAACGTCGCGTTTCCGCTGCGCGAACACACCGAGCTGGAAGAAAGCACCATCCAGATTATGATGAAAATGAAGCTGGATCTGGTCGGGCTTTCGGGATTCGACAGCTTCAAACCGGCACAGCTTTCCGGCGGGATGAAAAAACGCGCGGGATTGGCGCGGGCGATTGCGATGGACCCGGAGGTGCTGTTCTGCGATGAACCTTCAGCCGGGCTCGATCCGGTGGTTGGCGCTGGGCTGGACAATCTCATCCTGAAATTGAAAAAAGCATTCCGGATGACCATCGTGGTTGTAACGCACGAAATGGCATCGGTTTTCAAAATGGCGGATCGCATTGCGATGATGCACGAAGGCAAAGTGCTGGCAGTCGGGAGCAAAGAGGAGCTTTCCGGCAGCGACAACCCAATCATTCGCCAATTTCTCAATCGTGAACCGGATGAGGAAAAAATTGATCGCGAGCAGTATTTGAAAACGATTGTGGGTGGATAA
- a CDS encoding STAS domain-containing protein, which yields MLNIEITNQDSAAIVIISGEVDLYSSPKVRESLLALTKKEQPAIVINLQDVGYMDSSGLATLIEGMQSSAKYGGKFLLTNLQEGVLEVFQLSQLDKVFKIYDSPETALKDI from the coding sequence ATGCTTAATATTGAAATTACCAATCAGGATTCCGCCGCAATTGTGATCATTTCCGGCGAAGTCGATCTCTATTCTTCGCCAAAAGTGCGGGAATCGCTGCTGGCGCTCACCAAAAAAGAGCAGCCGGCAATCGTCATCAATTTGCAGGACGTTGGCTACATGGATAGTTCCGGACTGGCAACGCTTATCGAAGGTATGCAATCCAGCGCCAAATATGGCGGCAAATTTCTGCTGACCAATTTGCAGGAAGGTGTGCTGGAAGTGTTTCAACTCAGCCAGTTGGATAAAGTGTTCAAAATTTACGATTCGCCGGAAACGGCGCTAAAAGATATCTGA
- a CDS encoding SpoIIE family protein phosphatase, with product MPNATPNDVSKENQQHRKTLEEKVNALSSLIEVGIIINSTVQLNEVMKLVMEKALGVMNAEASAVFLINAEKHVFEIPVALGDASAKFKTIEIPMDVGIAGAIAKSGEAEIIPDAYKDSRFNAKVDKETGFVTRSILAAPLKVRDKLIGVAEVINRNDGNAFDEDDLNLFSAFCRQVAMAIENARVHQLELDKQRIEQQLEAAKHIQQSFMPESLPKSADRQFEVAARSLAAASVGGDLFDFMEFGEQLLGVTIGDVSGKGIPAALYMARLVSDFRLFSQTHRDPAELMAILNKALTERSSRGMFVTFFYGVLYADNGKFCYANAGHLPLIHIESETGEIQQYQKVSGIPLGVVPNFLFEQHTIRLNKGDYLVLVTDGVVEAKNKSGEMYSFERLVDLLKTPQDSAEALLDLLLNDVQSFSEGFSQHDDVTAVVLKWH from the coding sequence ATGCCCAACGCTACCCCAAACGATGTTTCAAAAGAAAATCAGCAACATCGCAAAACGCTGGAAGAAAAAGTAAACGCGCTATCCAGCCTTATCGAAGTTGGCATTATCATCAATTCCACCGTCCAGCTAAACGAAGTGATGAAACTGGTGATGGAAAAAGCACTCGGCGTAATGAACGCGGAGGCGAGCGCCGTTTTTTTGATCAACGCAGAAAAACATGTGTTCGAAATTCCGGTGGCTTTGGGTGACGCCAGCGCAAAATTCAAAACCATCGAAATCCCGATGGACGTTGGCATTGCCGGCGCAATTGCCAAAAGCGGTGAAGCGGAAATTATTCCCGATGCCTATAAAGATAGCCGGTTCAACGCCAAAGTGGACAAAGAAACCGGTTTTGTGACGCGCTCTATTTTGGCCGCGCCGCTGAAGGTGCGGGACAAATTGATCGGCGTTGCGGAGGTGATCAATCGCAATGACGGCAACGCGTTTGACGAAGACGATTTGAACCTGTTTTCGGCATTTTGCCGACAGGTTGCCATGGCCATCGAAAATGCCCGCGTGCACCAACTGGAATTGGACAAACAGCGCATCGAGCAACAACTGGAAGCGGCGAAACATATCCAGCAAAGTTTTATGCCGGAATCGCTGCCGAAATCGGCGGATCGCCAGTTCGAAGTTGCTGCACGGAGTTTGGCAGCTGCATCCGTTGGCGGCGATTTGTTCGATTTTATGGAATTTGGCGAACAACTGCTGGGCGTCACCATCGGCGATGTTTCCGGGAAAGGCATTCCCGCGGCGCTGTACATGGCACGGCTGGTCAGCGACTTTCGCCTGTTTTCCCAAACCCACCGCGATCCCGCAGAATTAATGGCCATCCTTAACAAAGCGCTCACCGAACGCAGCAGCCGGGGCATGTTTGTGACCTTTTTTTATGGCGTTTTGTATGCGGATAACGGCAAATTCTGTTACGCAAACGCGGGACATTTACCGTTGATTCACATTGAATCCGAAACCGGTGAAATTCAACAATATCAAAAAGTTAGCGGCATTCCGCTGGGCGTTGTTCCCAATTTTTTATTTGAGCAACACACCATCCGGCTGAACAAAGGCGATTATCTGGTGCTGGTTACCGACGGCGTTGTGGAAGCCAAAAACAAATCCGGCGAAATGTATTCGTTCGAGCGGTTAGTTGATTTGCTGAAAACACCGCAGGATTCCGCAGAAGCGCTGCTCGATTTGTTGCTAAATGACGTGCAATCATTTTCTGAGGGATTTTCACAACACGATGATGTGACGGCTGTCGTATTGAAATGGCATTAA
- a CDS encoding succinate dehydrogenase/fumarate reductase iron-sulfur subunit — translation MSDEKLSLKLLIWRQPSGHEEGQMVPYQLDNISPHMSFLEMLDVLNEQLIHEGKDPIEFDNDCREGICGMCSLVINGVAHGPERETATCQLHMRHFKNGDTVTIEPFRAKAFPVLKDLTVDRTSFDRIIAAGGYVSMNTGNAPDANAVPIAKEMADLSMDAAQCIGCGACVAACPNASAALFVGAKISQYTYLPQGHPERNRRAARMVMQMDEEGFGNCSNHGECEAVCPKGISIQNIATMRREYLKAVIAL, via the coding sequence ATGAGCGACGAAAAATTATCCTTAAAATTGCTAATCTGGCGCCAGCCTTCCGGACATGAGGAAGGACAAATGGTGCCCTATCAACTCGACAATATATCGCCCCACATGTCCTTTCTGGAAATGCTGGACGTTTTGAACGAACAGTTGATTCACGAAGGCAAAGATCCCATCGAATTTGATAACGATTGCCGCGAAGGCATTTGCGGCATGTGTAGTTTGGTCATCAACGGTGTTGCGCACGGGCCCGAACGGGAAACCGCAACCTGCCAGCTTCACATGCGCCATTTCAAAAACGGCGATACCGTAACCATCGAGCCGTTTCGCGCCAAAGCTTTTCCGGTGCTGAAAGATCTGACGGTAGACCGGACTTCATTTGACCGCATCATTGCTGCCGGCGGCTATGTTTCGATGAATACCGGCAACGCACCGGATGCCAACGCAGTTCCGATCGCAAAAGAAATGGCGGATCTCTCGATGGATGCTGCCCAGTGCATCGGCTGCGGTGCATGTGTTGCGGCTTGCCCCAACGCATCTGCGGCGCTGTTTGTTGGCGCAAAAATATCGCAGTACACATATTTGCCACAGGGACATCCTGAGCGAAATCGCCGTGCCGCCCGGATGGTCATGCAGATGGACGAAGAAGGCTTCGGTAACTGCTCCAACCACGGCGAATGCGAAGCGGTCTGCCCGAAAGGCATTTCCATCCAGAACATCGCAACCATGCGTCGGGAATACTTGAAAGCAGTCATCGCGTTGTAA